Proteins encoded by one window of Sorangium aterium:
- a CDS encoding NAD-dependent protein deacetylase, which produces MPLSEALLADPLDDLVALLRGKRIVALTGAGCSTESGIPDYRGPETRRRARNPIQGREFSRSAEIRQRYWARAVIGWERFSRAEPNPAHRALAQLEHGGQLDGLITQNVDGLHQAAGSRRVIELHGTLSEVACLECGAMERRAALQERLLAQNPGWLRRAADLAPDGDADLPAEHVAGFRAPPCLRCEGPLKPRVVFFGENVARPIVDAAFALVDAADALLVVGSSLAVFSGYRFVLRAAQRGMPIAMINLGSARGEELGALKIEARAGEVLPRLAEALGVRATAAPR; this is translated from the coding sequence ATGCCGCTCAGCGAAGCGCTCCTCGCGGATCCGCTCGACGACCTCGTCGCGCTCCTGCGCGGCAAGCGGATCGTGGCGCTGACGGGCGCGGGGTGCAGCACCGAGTCCGGCATCCCGGATTATCGAGGTCCCGAGACGCGGCGCCGCGCGCGGAACCCGATCCAGGGGCGGGAGTTCTCCCGCTCGGCCGAGATCCGGCAGCGGTACTGGGCGCGCGCCGTGATCGGCTGGGAGCGGTTCTCCAGGGCCGAGCCGAACCCCGCCCACCGCGCCCTCGCGCAGCTCGAGCACGGCGGGCAACTCGACGGCCTCATCACGCAGAACGTCGACGGCCTCCACCAGGCCGCGGGCAGCCGCCGCGTCATCGAGCTGCACGGGACGCTCTCCGAGGTCGCTTGCCTCGAGTGCGGCGCGATGGAGCGGCGCGCCGCCCTCCAGGAGCGGCTCCTCGCGCAGAACCCCGGCTGGCTGCGCCGCGCGGCCGACCTCGCCCCCGACGGCGATGCCGACCTGCCCGCCGAGCACGTGGCGGGCTTCCGGGCGCCGCCGTGCCTCCGCTGCGAGGGGCCGCTCAAGCCGCGCGTCGTCTTCTTCGGCGAGAACGTGGCCCGGCCGATCGTCGACGCGGCCTTCGCGCTCGTGGACGCGGCGGACGCGCTCCTCGTCGTCGGCTCGTCGCTGGCGGTCTTCTCGGGCTACCGCTTCGTGCTGCGCGCCGCGCAGCGGGGCATGCCGATCGCCATGATCAACCTCGGCTCCGCGCGCGGCGAGGAGCTCGGCGCGCTCAAGATCGAGGCCCGGGCCGGCGAGGTGCTGCCGCGCCTCGCCGAGGCGCTCGGCGTCCGCGCGACCGCGGCGCCCCGGTGA
- a CDS encoding ribonucleotide-diphosphate reductase subunit beta, translating into MAYPAFFEMYRSSIKNTWTVEEVDFSTDVGDLRKMTDAERHLVQRLVAFFATGDSIVANNLVLNLYRHINAPEARMYLSRQLYEEALHVQFYLTLLDTYIPDPEDRHRAFAAVENIPSIRQKADFCMRWIDSIESVGRLDSRADRRRFLLNLICFAACVEGLFFFGAFAYVYFLRSRGLLHGLAAGTSWVFRDESAHMRFAFEVVSTVRREEPELFDAGLSQSILDMMDEAIACEARFAEDLLGAGVAGMSARDVRRYLEFCADQRLATLGMPKRYGAKNPFSFMDLQDVQEVTNFFERRVSAYQVGVSGEVVLDASF; encoded by the coding sequence ATGGCCTATCCGGCCTTCTTCGAGATGTACCGCTCCTCCATCAAGAACACGTGGACCGTGGAGGAGGTCGATTTCTCCACGGACGTGGGCGACCTGCGGAAGATGACCGACGCGGAGCGGCACCTCGTGCAGCGCCTCGTCGCGTTCTTCGCCACGGGAGACTCCATCGTGGCGAACAACCTCGTCCTCAACCTGTACAGGCACATCAACGCCCCGGAGGCGCGGATGTACCTGTCGCGGCAGCTCTACGAAGAGGCGCTTCACGTCCAGTTCTATCTGACGCTCCTCGACACGTACATCCCCGATCCCGAGGACCGTCACCGCGCCTTCGCGGCCGTCGAGAACATCCCCTCGATCCGCCAGAAGGCCGATTTCTGCATGCGGTGGATCGATTCCATCGAGTCGGTCGGCCGGCTGGACTCGCGCGCCGATCGGCGGCGGTTCCTGCTGAACCTCATCTGCTTCGCCGCGTGCGTCGAGGGGCTCTTCTTCTTCGGCGCGTTCGCGTACGTGTACTTCCTGCGCTCGCGCGGCCTGCTCCACGGGCTCGCCGCGGGGACGAGCTGGGTCTTCCGCGACGAGAGCGCGCACATGCGCTTCGCCTTCGAGGTCGTGAGCACGGTGCGGCGCGAGGAGCCCGAGCTCTTCGACGCCGGGCTCTCTCAGTCGATCCTCGACATGATGGATGAGGCGATCGCCTGCGAGGCCCGGTTCGCCGAGGATCTCCTCGGGGCCGGCGTGGCGGGCATGTCGGCGCGCGACGTGCGCCGCTACCTCGAGTTCTGCGCCGACCAGCGGCTCGCCACGCTCGGCATGCCGAAGCGCTACGGAGCGAAGAACCCGTTCTCGTTCATGGATCTGCAAGACGTCCAGGAGGTCACGAACTTCTTCGAGCGCCGCGTCTCCGCGTATCAGGTCGGCGTCTCCGGCGAGGTCGTCCTCGACGCCTCGTTCTGA
- a CDS encoding TonB-dependent receptor domain-containing protein has protein sequence MAASPAARADDRRRPAGEQGGDRAVAPPETAPLEVRVEGDRLRAPAPPKDRSVAGSVLSRDRLTGAGLGAADVLRTQPGVLIIESGGFGGPATAALRGATATQTPVYLAGVRLNDDVVGTADLSLVPLWLIERVEIYRGNAPIEADRLGPGGAIFFEPRRPSRTTAGVGAMAGSLGARRGWAFAGASAGPVSSIVGVSAEAAENRYAFVDDRGTLFDESDDTLERRQNADVRTIDAWALARVELGGGAIVDVIANGTDREQGMPRLALLPSRRARGESRRALTSVVARVPFGGEAQHAIEARTSFIEARSEVHDPLFELALLTPELRLAGRRLEQTLGATLSFADRLRVRPVLSVAREGISRAPDDVPLARARRSFARGAVSAEVRLGEGLALHALASGECHATGADRERPCDVLVPTGRVGVEAGSDRIRLLATVGRYVRVPTLGEVYGVSGVVHGNVELEPESGATIEAGIRAQTGRGAVVRGAFIDAFAFGSAVSGLVAYERSGQGYVSPYNVGRARVVGAELLAGVEVTPFLRAEVAATLLDPRDTTPGRTTRNDILPFRSRLVVAPRLHAEWNRPDGAVFSGASGELRAVYQSSRYADPAGLGVIAEQATLDLDAEARWLGGHLAVRGRVADLLDARRTDVVGFPLPGRSVFFTLESTW, from the coding sequence ATGGCAGCCTCGCCTGCCGCCCGCGCCGACGATCGGCGCAGGCCGGCGGGCGAGCAGGGGGGCGATCGCGCTGTCGCTCCGCCGGAGACAGCCCCGCTGGAGGTGCGCGTCGAGGGCGATCGCCTGCGCGCGCCCGCGCCGCCCAAGGACAGGTCCGTCGCGGGGTCGGTGCTAAGCCGCGATCGCCTCACCGGCGCGGGGCTCGGAGCGGCGGACGTGCTCCGCACGCAGCCGGGCGTCCTCATCATCGAGTCGGGCGGCTTCGGCGGGCCGGCGACCGCGGCCCTCCGGGGAGCGACCGCCACGCAGACGCCTGTGTACCTCGCCGGCGTCCGCCTGAACGACGACGTCGTGGGGACGGCGGATCTCTCCCTCGTGCCCCTCTGGCTCATCGAGCGCGTCGAGATCTACCGCGGCAACGCGCCCATCGAGGCCGACCGCCTCGGCCCCGGCGGCGCGATCTTCTTCGAGCCGCGGCGGCCTTCCCGGACGACGGCCGGCGTGGGGGCGATGGCGGGCTCGCTCGGCGCGCGGCGCGGGTGGGCGTTCGCCGGCGCCAGCGCGGGGCCGGTGAGCTCGATCGTCGGGGTGAGCGCCGAGGCCGCGGAGAACCGCTACGCGTTCGTGGACGATCGCGGGACGCTCTTCGACGAGAGCGACGACACCCTGGAGCGCCGGCAGAACGCCGACGTGCGCACGATCGACGCCTGGGCGCTCGCGCGCGTCGAGCTCGGGGGCGGCGCGATCGTCGACGTGATCGCGAACGGCACCGACCGCGAGCAGGGGATGCCGAGGCTCGCGCTCCTGCCGTCCCGGAGGGCGCGGGGGGAGTCGCGGCGCGCGCTGACGTCCGTCGTGGCGCGGGTGCCGTTCGGCGGCGAGGCGCAGCACGCGATCGAGGCGCGCACCTCCTTCATCGAGGCGCGCTCGGAGGTCCACGACCCCCTCTTCGAGCTCGCGCTGCTCACGCCGGAGCTCCGCCTCGCCGGCCGCCGCCTGGAGCAGACGCTCGGGGCGACGCTCTCCTTCGCCGACCGGCTCCGGGTGCGGCCCGTGCTCTCGGTCGCGCGCGAGGGCATCTCGCGCGCGCCGGACGACGTCCCGCTCGCGCGGGCGCGGCGCTCGTTCGCGCGCGGCGCTGTCAGCGCGGAGGTGCGCCTCGGCGAGGGGCTCGCGCTGCACGCCCTCGCGAGCGGGGAGTGCCACGCCACCGGCGCGGACCGGGAGCGCCCTTGCGACGTGCTCGTCCCGACCGGGCGGGTCGGCGTGGAGGCGGGGAGCGACCGGATCCGGCTCCTCGCGACCGTGGGCCGCTACGTCCGCGTCCCGACGCTCGGCGAGGTGTACGGCGTCTCCGGCGTCGTCCACGGCAACGTGGAGCTCGAGCCGGAGTCCGGCGCCACGATCGAGGCCGGGATCCGGGCGCAGACGGGGCGCGGCGCCGTCGTGCGCGGCGCCTTCATCGACGCGTTCGCGTTCGGGAGCGCGGTCTCCGGGCTCGTCGCGTACGAGAGATCCGGCCAGGGCTACGTGAGCCCATACAACGTCGGCCGCGCCCGCGTCGTGGGCGCAGAGCTCCTGGCCGGGGTCGAGGTGACCCCGTTCCTCCGCGCCGAGGTTGCGGCGACGCTTCTCGATCCGCGGGACACGACGCCGGGGCGGACGACGAGGAACGACATCCTCCCGTTCCGCTCGCGCCTCGTCGTCGCGCCGCGCCTGCACGCCGAGTGGAACCGCCCGGACGGCGCCGTGTTCTCGGGCGCGTCGGGCGAGCTCCGGGCCGTGTACCAGTCGAGCCGGTACGCCGATCCCGCAGGCCTCGGCGTGATCGCGGAGCAAGCGACCCTCGACCTCGACGCGGAGGCGAGGTGGCTCGGCGGGCACCTCGCGGTGAGGGGTCGCGTCGCGGACCTCTTGGACGCGCGGCGCACGGATGTCGTCGGGTTTCCGCTCCCGGGACGGAGCGTGTTTTTCACACTGGAGTCAACATGGTGA
- the dhbC gene encoding isochorismate synthase DhbC, with translation MSASAALPAVNAGQLLKQYTPESAFFFASPTRTLLAQGVHDMILEPNGADQGDRLADRVTRVLAAASRAGAGQGLPMVVGAVPFNSTSPAHLIVPRTIQSAGPLNHTSESPRAHLPMAIQELRQVPEPRDYVRGVETAVGLMRSEVLSKVVLSRMLEMVLREPVDLRLVLQRLSQQNRNGYTFAANLSDPTAGLSGAERGGATSRARTLLGASPELLLSRSGLRVIANPLAGSAVRSPDPDEDRRRAIALLASEKDRHEHAIVVDAVAAALRPFCRRLSVPDEPSLTQTPTLWHLSSRLTGELRDLSISSMKLATALHPTPAVCGYPTDRARDAIEAIERFDRGFFTGLVGWSDASGDGEWAVVIRCADVAGRALRLYAGAGIVIGSSGEHELAETTAKLGTMLNALGLDKAPERA, from the coding sequence ATGTCGGCCTCTGCCGCGCTGCCCGCGGTGAACGCAGGGCAGCTGTTGAAGCAATACACCCCTGAGTCGGCGTTCTTCTTCGCGTCGCCGACACGCACCCTCCTCGCGCAGGGCGTACACGACATGATCCTCGAGCCGAACGGCGCGGATCAGGGCGATCGCCTCGCGGACCGCGTCACAAGGGTGCTCGCGGCGGCCTCGAGGGCCGGCGCCGGCCAGGGCCTCCCCATGGTGGTCGGCGCGGTGCCGTTCAACAGCACGTCGCCCGCTCACCTCATCGTGCCGCGGACGATCCAGAGCGCAGGCCCGCTCAACCACACGTCGGAGTCGCCGAGAGCGCACCTGCCGATGGCCATCCAGGAGCTGCGCCAGGTCCCGGAGCCCCGCGACTACGTGCGCGGCGTCGAGACGGCGGTGGGCCTGATGCGGTCCGAGGTGCTGAGCAAGGTGGTCCTCTCCAGGATGCTGGAGATGGTCCTGCGAGAGCCGGTCGATCTCCGCCTCGTCCTCCAGCGCCTCTCGCAGCAGAACCGCAACGGCTACACCTTCGCCGCCAACCTCTCGGATCCGACCGCGGGGCTCTCCGGCGCGGAGCGCGGCGGCGCGACGTCGCGCGCGCGGACGCTCCTCGGCGCGAGCCCGGAGCTGCTCCTGTCGCGCTCCGGGCTCCGGGTGATCGCCAATCCGCTCGCCGGCTCCGCGGTCCGCAGCCCGGACCCCGACGAGGACCGCCGGCGGGCGATCGCCCTGCTCGCGTCCGAGAAAGACCGGCACGAGCACGCCATCGTCGTCGACGCCGTCGCCGCCGCGCTCCGGCCGTTCTGCCGGCGCCTCAGCGTCCCCGACGAGCCTTCGCTCACGCAGACCCCGACGCTGTGGCACCTGTCGAGCCGGCTCACCGGGGAGCTGCGCGATCTCTCGATCTCCTCGATGAAGCTGGCCACAGCGCTGCACCCGACCCCCGCGGTGTGCGGATACCCCACGGACCGCGCCCGCGACGCCATCGAGGCGATCGAGCGGTTCGACCGCGGGTTCTTCACGGGGCTCGTGGGCTGGTCCGACGCCAGCGGCGACGGCGAGTGGGCGGTCGTCATCCGCTGCGCCGACGTCGCCGGCCGGGCGCTCCGCCTCTACGCCGGGGCCGGGATCGTCATCGGCTCGAGCGGCGAGCACGAGCTCGCCGAGACCACCGCCAAGCTCGGGACGATGCTGAACGCGCTCGGCCTCGACAAGGCGCCGGAGAGGGCATGA
- a CDS encoding (2,3-dihydroxybenzoyl)adenylate synthase — protein MSSQEESRQAPAQARTQALDGWTPWPAEMADLYRRAGYWRGDTFGRLLRERAARHPDRIALVGGDRRLSYGELDRRADRLAAGLLRLGLRPRDRVVVQLPNIAEFFEVCFALFRLGALPVLALPAHRRAEIAYFCEHTEAVAYVIADRDGGFDYRELASQIRRDVSTLRHVLVAGEPGEHTALSSLDREPVELPEPAAGDVAFFQLSGGSTGVPKLIPRTHDDYLYSVRASAEICGLDEGSVYLAVLPVAHNFTLSSPGSLGVLHAGGRVVLCRRPSPDEAFPWIERERVTLTALVPPLASVWLESARAARHDLSSLKVLQVGGARLPAEVARRVGPTLGCKVQQVFGMAEGLVNYTRLDDPDAIALETQGRPISPHDEVRVVDDEDRDVEPGQVGHLLTRGPYTIRGYYRADAHNEKAFTRDGFYRTGDLVRRTPEGYLVVEGRAKDQINRGGEKIAAEEVENHVLAHPAVRDAALVAMPDAHLGERSCAFLVARGQPPPAREINAFLRERGVAPYKVPDRIEWLDALPTTSVGKVDKKALRRWIADRLAQGARA, from the coding sequence ATGAGCTCTCAGGAGGAAAGCCGGCAGGCGCCCGCGCAGGCGCGAACGCAGGCGCTCGACGGCTGGACTCCGTGGCCGGCCGAGATGGCCGATCTCTACCGGCGCGCCGGCTACTGGCGCGGCGACACCTTCGGGCGCCTGCTCCGCGAGCGGGCCGCGCGGCACCCGGATCGGATCGCGCTCGTCGGCGGCGATCGCCGGCTGAGCTACGGTGAGCTCGATCGGCGCGCCGATCGCCTCGCCGCGGGCCTCCTGCGCCTCGGGCTCCGTCCGAGGGATCGCGTCGTGGTCCAGCTCCCGAACATCGCGGAGTTCTTCGAGGTGTGCTTCGCGCTGTTCCGGCTCGGGGCGCTCCCCGTGCTGGCCCTGCCCGCGCACCGGCGCGCCGAGATCGCGTATTTCTGCGAGCACACCGAGGCGGTCGCGTACGTCATCGCCGACCGGGACGGCGGGTTCGATTACCGGGAGCTGGCGAGCCAGATCCGGCGCGACGTCAGTACCTTGCGGCACGTGCTCGTGGCCGGCGAGCCGGGCGAGCACACGGCGCTCTCCAGCCTGGACCGGGAGCCCGTCGAGCTCCCGGAGCCCGCCGCGGGGGACGTCGCCTTCTTCCAGCTGTCCGGCGGGAGCACCGGCGTACCGAAGCTCATCCCGAGGACGCACGACGACTACCTCTACAGCGTTCGGGCCAGCGCGGAGATCTGCGGGCTCGACGAGGGCAGCGTCTACCTCGCCGTCCTCCCCGTCGCGCACAACTTCACGCTCAGCTCGCCAGGGAGCCTGGGCGTGCTCCACGCCGGCGGCCGCGTGGTGCTCTGCCGCCGCCCCAGCCCGGACGAGGCGTTCCCGTGGATCGAGCGGGAGCGGGTCACGCTGACCGCGCTGGTGCCGCCGCTGGCCTCGGTCTGGCTGGAGTCGGCCCGGGCGGCGCGGCACGACCTGTCGAGCTTGAAGGTGCTCCAGGTGGGCGGCGCCAGGCTCCCCGCGGAGGTCGCGCGCCGCGTGGGGCCGACCCTGGGCTGCAAGGTGCAGCAGGTGTTCGGGATGGCGGAGGGGCTCGTCAACTACACCCGCCTCGACGACCCCGACGCCATCGCGCTCGAGACGCAGGGTCGGCCCATCTCGCCCCACGACGAGGTCCGCGTCGTGGACGACGAGGACCGCGACGTCGAGCCCGGGCAGGTCGGCCACCTGCTCACGCGAGGGCCCTACACGATCCGCGGCTATTACAGGGCCGACGCGCACAACGAGAAGGCGTTCACGCGCGACGGCTTCTACCGCACCGGCGATCTCGTGCGGCGGACCCCAGAGGGCTACCTCGTCGTGGAGGGCCGCGCCAAGGATCAGATCAACCGCGGCGGCGAGAAGATCGCGGCCGAGGAGGTCGAGAACCACGTCCTCGCCCACCCGGCGGTGCGCGACGCGGCGCTCGTCGCCATGCCGGACGCCCACCTCGGCGAGCGGTCGTGCGCGTTCCTCGTGGCGCGCGGGCAGCCGCCGCCGGCGAGGGAGATCAACGCCTTCCTGCGCGAGCGCGGCGTCGCCCCGTACAAGGTGCCCGATCGCATCGAGTGGCTCGACGCCCTCCCGACGACGAGCGTCGGCAAGGTGGACAAGAAGGCGCTCCGCCGCTGGATCGCCGACAGGCTCGCGCAGGGAGCGCGCGCCTGA